The Pseudomonas extremaustralis genome contains a region encoding:
- a CDS encoding DUF883 family protein, producing MARRTAKTAQEILMADFQTLVDDTEKLLDDTALLAGDQADELRSKINESLLKARQTLQLTEDSLRERGQAAVTATEDYVQANPWQSVGIAAGVGFLIGLLATRR from the coding sequence ATGGCCAGAAGAACTGCAAAGACTGCTCAAGAAATACTGATGGCGGATTTTCAAACCCTGGTCGACGACACTGAAAAGTTGCTGGACGACACCGCCCTCCTGGCCGGGGACCAGGCCGATGAGCTGCGCAGCAAGATCAATGAAAGCCTGCTCAAAGCCCGCCAAACCCTGCAACTGACCGAAGACTCCCTGCGCGAACGCGGCCAGGCAGCGGTCACAGCCACCGAAGATTATGTGCAAGCCAACCCGTGGCAGTCGGTAGGTATCGCCGCCGGCGTGGGCTTCCTGATCGGTCTGCTGGCTACAAGGCGCTAA
- a CDS encoding YgdI/YgdR family lipoprotein gives MTQRTIAALMLALGLATLAGCASPTVITLNDGREIQAVDTPKYNEASGFYEFEQLDGKRTRINKDQVRTVKDL, from the coding sequence ATGACTCAACGGACCATCGCCGCTCTCATGCTTGCACTGGGCCTGGCCACCCTCGCCGGTTGCGCTTCGCCAACAGTGATCACCCTGAATGACGGTCGTGAAATCCAGGCCGTCGACACCCCGAAATACAACGAAGCCTCGGGTTTCTACGAATTCGAACAGCTTGACGGCAAACGCACCCGCATCAACAAAGATCAGGTTCGCACCGTTAAAGACCTGTAA
- a CDS encoding deoxyguanosinetriphosphate triphosphohydrolase, with product MDWPTLLTRERLGKPLHSPEELGRSPFHKDHDRIIFSGAFRRLGRKTQVHPVSSNDHIHTRLTHSLEVSCVGRSLGMRVGETLRSALPDWCDPSDLGMVVQSACLAHDIGNPPFGHSGEDAIRHWFQQAAGRGWLDDMSNAERNDFLNFEGNAQGFRVLTQLEYHQFDGGTRLTYATLGTYLKYPWTARHADSLGYKKHKFGCYQSELPILEQIAHKLGLPQLEDQRWARHPLVYLMEAADDICYALIDLEDGLEMDLLQYAEVESLLLDLVGDDLPQTYRQLGAQDSRRRKLAILRGKAIEHLTNAAARAFVEQQDALLAGTLPGDLVEHMHGPAKRCVLDAKDMARKKIFQDKRKTLHEIGAYTTLEILLNAFCGAALEQHGGRTPSFKNRRILDLLGNNAPDPAWPLHASFLRMIDFIAGMTDSYATEMAREMTGRSSPQ from the coding sequence TTGGATTGGCCCACCCTGCTGACTCGCGAACGTCTTGGCAAGCCCCTGCATAGCCCCGAAGAACTGGGCCGCAGCCCGTTCCACAAAGACCATGACCGCATTATTTTCTCCGGCGCGTTCCGCCGCCTTGGCCGCAAGACCCAAGTGCACCCGGTGTCGAGCAACGACCACATCCATACCCGGCTGACCCACTCCCTGGAAGTCAGCTGCGTCGGCCGCTCCCTGGGTATGCGTGTCGGCGAAACCCTGCGCAGTGCCCTGCCCGACTGGTGCGACCCGAGCGATCTGGGCATGGTGGTGCAATCGGCCTGCCTGGCCCACGACATCGGCAACCCGCCGTTCGGGCATTCCGGCGAAGATGCCATCCGCCACTGGTTCCAGCAGGCGGCCGGACGCGGCTGGCTGGATGATATGAGCAACGCCGAGCGCAATGATTTCCTCAATTTCGAAGGCAACGCCCAGGGCTTCCGGGTCCTGACCCAGCTGGAATACCACCAGTTCGACGGCGGCACGCGCCTGACCTACGCCACATTGGGCACTTATCTGAAATACCCCTGGACCGCCCGTCACGCGGATTCGCTGGGCTACAAGAAACACAAGTTCGGCTGCTACCAGAGTGAACTGCCGATCCTTGAACAGATCGCCCACAAGCTCGGCCTGCCGCAACTCGAAGACCAGCGCTGGGCCCGGCACCCACTGGTTTATCTGATGGAGGCGGCAGACGACATCTGCTATGCCCTGATCGACCTGGAAGACGGTCTGGAAATGGACTTGCTTCAATACGCCGAAGTCGAGTCGCTGCTGCTCGACCTGGTCGGCGACGACCTGCCGCAGACCTATCGCCAGCTGGGCGCCCAGGACTCCCGCCGACGCAAGCTGGCGATCCTGCGTGGCAAGGCCATCGAGCATCTGACCAACGCTGCGGCACGGGCCTTCGTCGAACAGCAGGATGCCTTGCTCGCCGGCACCCTGCCCGGCGACTTGGTGGAGCACATGCACGGCCCCGCCAAGCGCTGCGTACTGGACGCCAAGGACATGGCACGCAAGAAAATCTTCCAGGACAAGCGCAAGACCCTGCATGAAATCGGCGCCTACACCACCCTGGAGATTCTCTTGAACGCCTTTTGCGGCGCGGCACTGGAGCAGCATGGCGGACGCACGCCCTCCTTCAAGAACCGACGCATTCTCGATCTTTTGGGCAACAACGCACCGGACCCCGCCTGGCCGTTGCACGCGTCCTTCCTACGCATGATCGACTTCATCGCCGGCATGACCGACAGCTACGCCACCGAGATGGCGCGCGAA
- a CDS encoding cation:proton antiporter has translation MRVFATLLIILASSLVVIALFRRLQLPPVLGYLCVGLAVGPTALDWVNDSEELPDLAELGVVFLLFSLGLEFSLTKMLSLRSVVFGLGSLQVLGCGVLLGALLMALGVAPGIALLLGAGLALSSTAIVSKELTSLGEIFSSHGQNAIGVLLFQDVVAVLLLTLVPVFAGNSEQTWYVALPLTLGKTVVLFVGLLLASRWLLPRLFREVAASHSAELFVLLALVIVLLTAWLTHLLGLSPALGAFLAGMLLGESHYRHQIEADIRPFRDILLGLFFVSIGMLIDLQLFLSHSLLILGMTLALMLVKGCVVAALVKLRGSDSETAWRSGLALAQGGEFCFALMAQMQQSRLIPDEFNGLLLAATFCSMLLTPLLLRAAPAIALRLHRKPNQQVQLEEITALNAQLQGHAVICGYGRVGQSIGRFLRREQQAFIALDDDPERVQEAATDDSSVHYGDCRRGALLTAVGLERARLVVIAVDNSDVALVVLKEARRLNPTVPILVRTRDDSQLAELKAAGASEVVPELLESSLMLASHALIMLGLPDQQVQARIDDVRRNRYRLLHGFYSHPGSEEEAPINPD, from the coding sequence ATGCGTGTGTTCGCCACCCTGCTGATCATTCTGGCCTCATCCCTGGTGGTGATTGCGCTGTTTCGCCGGCTGCAACTGCCGCCCGTGCTGGGCTACCTGTGCGTAGGCCTGGCCGTGGGCCCTACCGCGCTGGATTGGGTGAATGACAGCGAAGAGCTGCCCGACCTCGCCGAACTGGGCGTGGTGTTCCTGTTGTTTTCCCTGGGCCTGGAGTTCTCCCTGACCAAGATGCTCAGCCTGCGCAGCGTAGTGTTTGGCCTGGGCAGCTTGCAGGTATTGGGCTGCGGGGTGCTGCTGGGGGCCTTGCTGATGGCCTTGGGTGTGGCGCCGGGCATCGCCTTGTTGCTCGGAGCGGGACTGGCGCTGTCGTCCACCGCCATCGTCAGCAAGGAACTGACCAGCCTTGGGGAAATTTTCAGCAGTCATGGCCAGAACGCGATTGGTGTCTTGCTATTCCAGGATGTGGTGGCTGTGTTGCTGCTGACGCTGGTCCCGGTGTTCGCCGGCAACAGCGAGCAAACCTGGTATGTGGCGTTGCCGCTGACCCTGGGCAAGACCGTGGTGTTATTCGTCGGGCTGTTGCTGGCCAGCCGCTGGCTGTTGCCGCGCCTGTTTCGTGAGGTGGCCGCGTCCCATTCGGCCGAGTTGTTCGTGCTGCTGGCGCTGGTGATTGTGTTGCTCACTGCCTGGTTGACGCACCTGCTGGGCCTGTCCCCTGCCCTTGGCGCGTTCCTGGCCGGTATGCTGCTGGGGGAAAGCCATTACCGCCATCAGATCGAAGCGGATATACGACCGTTCCGCGACATCCTGCTGGGGCTGTTCTTTGTCAGCATCGGCATGCTGATCGACCTGCAACTGTTCCTCAGTCACAGCCTGCTGATCCTCGGCATGACACTTGCGCTGATGCTGGTCAAAGGCTGCGTAGTCGCCGCACTGGTCAAACTGCGCGGCAGCGACAGTGAAACCGCCTGGCGCAGCGGCCTGGCCCTGGCCCAGGGCGGCGAGTTCTGTTTTGCGTTGATGGCGCAGATGCAACAGAGCCGCCTGATACCGGATGAATTCAACGGTCTGCTGCTCGCCGCCACGTTTTGCTCAATGCTGCTCACCCCGCTGCTGTTGCGCGCCGCGCCGGCCATTGCCCTGCGCTTGCACCGCAAGCCCAATCAGCAAGTGCAACTGGAAGAAATCACCGCGCTCAACGCCCAGTTGCAGGGCCATGCGGTGATCTGTGGCTATGGGCGGGTCGGACAATCCATCGGACGCTTCCTGCGCCGCGAGCAGCAAGCCTTTATTGCCCTGGATGACGACCCGGAACGGGTACAGGAAGCGGCCACCGACGACAGCAGCGTGCATTACGGCGACTGCCGTCGCGGCGCCCTGCTCACTGCGGTCGGCCTGGAGCGCGCGCGCTTGGTGGTGATTGCCGTGGACAATAGCGATGTGGCACTGGTGGTGCTCAAGGAAGCCCGCCGACTCAACCCGACGGTGCCGATCCTGGTGCGCACCCGTGATGACAGCCAACTGGCAGAGCTCAAAGCCGCGGGCGCCAGCGAAGTGGTGCCCGAGCTCTTGGAGTCGAGCCTGATGCTCGCCTCCCACGCCTTGATCATGCTGGGCCTACCGGACCAACAGGTTCAGGCGCGGATCGATGATGTGCGGCGCAACCGCTACCGCCTGCTGCACGGTTTTTACTCGCACCCTGGCAGCGAAGAAGAGGCGCCGATCAATCCTGACTGA
- a CDS encoding EAL domain-containing protein — MIDGQPFACFQPFIDTATGRIAGVEALGRLRQADGRLESVGPLFADPRTPSVTLRRLDRQIRDDALRRLHEAPEDWFLSLNISPRWINQLRPGQALPSLKQIHAHGVDPARIVFEITELGGDIQRLTDVVVRYREAGARIAIDDFGAGYSQLDRVLALQPDILKLDMRLFQEAARGGPSSEVVRALAQMAEKTGCWIIAEGVETEAQLSFALECGSRYVQGYLFAQAQLDWFAADAFVPRFAQLRAAYVQQKLAERGRVRQLRQQLAELMNILQTWAQTQAPLNHLPQLPAFPWLLRFYQCDRHGTQLTPNFEWRQDAWQADSRYLGHNWSWRPYFYLLLAEGWEERRLTLSSTYRDATTNQYCLTAGQFFDNGQRLLLIDIDAAGL, encoded by the coding sequence GTGATCGACGGGCAACCGTTTGCCTGCTTCCAACCGTTCATCGACACCGCCACCGGTCGTATCGCCGGCGTCGAAGCCTTGGGCCGCTTGCGCCAGGCTGACGGCCGTTTGGAGTCCGTGGGCCCGCTGTTCGCCGACCCGCGCACGCCGAGCGTCACCTTGCGCCGCCTCGACCGGCAGATCCGCGACGATGCGCTGCGCCGCTTGCATGAAGCCCCTGAAGACTGGTTTCTGAGCCTGAACATCTCACCGCGCTGGATCAACCAACTGCGCCCGGGCCAAGCCTTGCCGAGCCTGAAACAGATTCACGCCCATGGCGTCGACCCGGCGCGCATCGTGTTTGAGATCACCGAACTGGGCGGAGATATCCAGCGTCTGACCGACGTGGTCGTGCGCTATCGCGAGGCCGGTGCACGCATCGCCATCGACGATTTTGGCGCTGGCTACTCCCAGCTCGATCGAGTGCTGGCGTTGCAGCCGGATATTCTCAAGCTGGACATGCGCCTGTTCCAGGAGGCCGCCCGGGGTGGACCGAGCAGTGAGGTGGTGCGGGCATTGGCGCAAATGGCAGAAAAGACCGGGTGCTGGATCATTGCCGAAGGCGTGGAAACCGAGGCGCAATTGAGCTTCGCCCTGGAATGCGGTTCGCGGTATGTCCAGGGCTATCTGTTCGCCCAGGCACAGTTGGACTGGTTCGCCGCCGACGCCTTCGTCCCACGTTTTGCCCAACTGCGTGCGGCGTATGTCCAACAGAAACTGGCGGAACGCGGACGCGTCAGGCAACTGCGCCAGCAACTGGCCGAACTGATGAACATCCTGCAAACCTGGGCCCAGACCCAGGCGCCACTGAATCACTTGCCCCAACTGCCGGCCTTTCCCTGGCTGCTGCGCTTTTACCAGTGCGACCGGCACGGCACCCAGCTGACGCCCAACTTCGAGTGGCGCCAGGACGCCTGGCAAGCCGACAGCCGCTACCTGGGCCACAACTGGTCATGGCGACCGTACTTCTACCTCCTGCTCGCCGAAGGGTGGGAGGAGCGGCGACTGACCTTGTCCTCGACCTACCGCGACGCCACCACCAACCAGTATTGCCTCACCGCCGGACAATTCTTCGATAACGGTCAGCGCTTGCTGTTAATCGATATCGACGCAGCCGGGCTGTAG
- a CDS encoding phage holin family protein translates to MSIGESGSSTGPSSTSRRLGAAVLGLLHSHVELFGIELQEQKARTVSLLLFAGLALVFALLLLVGLSTLVMILVWDTGYRLTGIICLCVFYTLAAAFCGIRLKAAVFDESTPFHATLEELANDRERLLP, encoded by the coding sequence ATGTCTATCGGCGAATCCGGCTCGTCCACGGGCCCAAGTTCAACGTCCCGACGCCTGGGCGCAGCTGTACTGGGCTTGCTGCACAGCCACGTCGAGTTGTTCGGGATCGAGCTGCAGGAACAAAAGGCACGCACCGTCAGCCTGCTGCTGTTTGCCGGCCTGGCGCTGGTGTTTGCCCTGCTGTTACTGGTGGGGTTGTCGACATTGGTGATGATCCTGGTGTGGGACACCGGCTACCGCCTGACCGGGATCATCTGCCTCTGCGTGTTCTACACCCTGGCTGCCGCATTTTGCGGGATACGCTTGAAAGCGGCGGTGTTCGATGAGTCCACGCCGTTCCATGCCACCCTCGAAGAGCTGGCCAACGACCGGGAGCGCCTGCTGCCATGA
- a CDS encoding glutaredoxin family protein, whose product MPPECQLFTTLGCHLCELAEEEIMPLVEHGLMVELIDIADSEALVDAYGLRIPVLRRLDTGAELGWPFDTEQVVAFLL is encoded by the coding sequence ATGCCTCCTGAATGCCAGTTGTTTACCACGCTGGGGTGCCATCTGTGCGAACTCGCCGAAGAGGAAATCATGCCGTTGGTCGAACATGGGTTGATGGTCGAGTTGATCGATATCGCCGATTCAGAAGCCCTGGTCGACGCCTACGGCCTAAGGATTCCGGTGCTGCGCCGGCTGGATACGGGCGCTGAACTCGGTTGGCCGTTCGACACTGAGCAGGTGGTTGCCTTCCTGCTTTAG
- a CDS encoding pseudouridine synthase: MSTSAFSASQHQASTLYLPPGRWATVLECLCEHFPAIGREQWLDRIARGRVLDINGSPIHLDLAYREGLCIYYFREVPNEKVIPVQETILYADEHLVVADKPHFLPVTPAGEYVEQTLLRRLIRRLDNPSLVPLHRIDRHTAGLVLFSANPASRAAYQQLFPTRRIDKFYEAIAPALPNLTFPMVHKSRLVDGEPFFRMQEGPGASNTETAVEVREKHGDLWRYGLFPVTGKKHQLRVHMTALGASICNDPFYPDVIKDAVDDYANPLKLLAQGVRFIDPVSAEERNFRSRITLDW; the protein is encoded by the coding sequence ATGTCCACTTCTGCTTTCTCCGCGTCCCAGCACCAAGCCAGCACCCTGTACCTGCCACCCGGCCGTTGGGCGACAGTGCTGGAGTGCCTGTGCGAGCACTTCCCGGCCATTGGTCGTGAACAGTGGCTGGACCGCATCGCCCGCGGTCGGGTGCTGGATATCAACGGCAGCCCGATCCACCTGGACCTGGCCTACAGGGAAGGTCTTTGCATCTATTACTTTCGCGAAGTGCCCAACGAGAAGGTAATCCCCGTGCAGGAAACCATCCTGTACGCCGACGAGCATCTGGTGGTCGCCGACAAGCCTCACTTCCTGCCCGTGACCCCCGCCGGTGAGTACGTTGAGCAAACCCTGTTGCGCCGTCTGATCCGTCGCCTGGACAACCCGTCCCTGGTGCCCTTGCATCGCATCGACCGGCATACCGCAGGGTTGGTGCTGTTCTCAGCCAACCCGGCCAGTCGCGCAGCTTATCAACAGTTGTTTCCTACACGTCGGATCGACAAATTCTACGAAGCCATTGCCCCGGCCTTGCCGAACCTGACTTTTCCGATGGTGCATAAAAGCCGCCTGGTGGACGGTGAACCCTTCTTCCGCATGCAGGAAGGCCCCGGTGCCAGCAACACCGAAACCGCCGTGGAAGTGCGCGAGAAGCATGGCGATTTATGGCGCTATGGCCTGTTCCCCGTGACCGGCAAAAAGCATCAGCTACGGGTTCACATGACGGCGCTCGGCGCGAGTATCTGTAACGACCCGTTCTACCCCGATGTGATCAAGGACGCCGTGGACGACTACGCCAACCCCTTGAAACTGCTGGCCCAGGGCGTGCGTTTCATCGACCCGGTCAGTGCTGAGGAACGCAATTTCCGCAGCCGAATCACCCTCGACTGGTAA
- a CDS encoding ammonium transporter produces the protein MENLQSAVDTLVHSSNTLFILIGAVMVLAMHAGFAFLEVGTVRQKNQVNALSKILSDFAISTLAYFFIGYWVSYGVSFMQPAAVISVDHGYGLVKFFFLLTFAAAIPAIISGGIAERARFVPQLCATALIVAFIYPFFEGMVWNGNFGLQAWLLATFGASFHDFAGSVVVHAMGGWLALAAVLLLGPRNGRYREGRLVAFAPSSIPFLALGSWILIVGWFGFNVMSAQTLNGVSGLVAVNSLMAMVGGTVAALVIGRNDPGFLHNGPLAGLVAICAGSDLMHPVGALVTGVVAGGLFVWFFIAAQDRWKIDDVLGVWPLHGLCGVWGGIACGIFGQTALGGLGGVSLVSQLIGTALGIAVALAGGLLVYGVIKRVHGLRLSQEEEYYGADLSIHKIGAVSQD, from the coding sequence ATGGAAAATTTGCAAAGTGCGGTGGATACCCTTGTCCACAGTTCCAATACCCTGTTCATCCTGATTGGTGCGGTCATGGTCCTGGCCATGCACGCCGGCTTTGCGTTTCTGGAAGTCGGTACTGTGCGCCAGAAAAATCAGGTCAATGCCCTGTCGAAGATCCTCAGCGACTTCGCCATCTCCACCCTGGCCTACTTCTTTATAGGCTATTGGGTCTCCTATGGTGTGAGCTTCATGCAACCGGCGGCGGTGATCAGCGTCGATCATGGTTACGGCCTGGTGAAATTCTTCTTCTTGCTGACCTTTGCGGCGGCGATCCCGGCGATCATTTCCGGGGGTATTGCCGAGCGTGCACGATTTGTTCCGCAACTGTGTGCCACAGCGCTGATCGTCGCGTTTATCTACCCATTTTTCGAAGGCATGGTCTGGAACGGCAATTTCGGCCTGCAGGCCTGGCTGCTGGCAACCTTTGGCGCCAGCTTCCACGACTTTGCCGGTTCCGTGGTGGTGCACGCCATGGGCGGCTGGCTGGCGCTGGCGGCCGTGTTGCTGTTGGGACCGCGCAATGGGCGCTATCGCGAAGGGCGCCTGGTGGCGTTCGCGCCGTCGAGCATTCCGTTCCTGGCGTTGGGGTCGTGGATTTTGATCGTGGGCTGGTTCGGTTTTAACGTCATGAGCGCGCAAACGCTGAACGGCGTCAGCGGCCTGGTGGCGGTCAACTCGTTGATGGCCATGGTCGGAGGCACCGTCGCCGCCCTGGTGATCGGTCGAAACGACCCTGGCTTCCTGCATAACGGCCCACTGGCCGGGTTGGTGGCGATCTGCGCTGGTTCGGACCTGATGCACCCGGTCGGTGCGCTGGTGACGGGCGTGGTGGCCGGCGGTCTGTTTGTGTGGTTCTTCATTGCGGCCCAGGACCGCTGGAAGATCGATGACGTGTTGGGTGTGTGGCCACTCCACGGCCTGTGCGGCGTGTGGGGCGGCATCGCTTGCGGCATCTTCGGCCAGACGGCGCTGGGCGGACTGGGGGGCGTCAGCCTGGTCAGTCAACTGATCGGTACCGCCCTTGGCATCGCCGTGGCGCTGGCGGGCGGTCTGTTGGTGTATGGCGTGATCAAGCGCGTACACGGGCTGCGCTTGAGCCAGGAAGAGGAGTATTACGGCGCGGACCTGTCGATCCACAAGATCGGCGCGGTCAGTCAGGATTGA